One region of Oryza sativa Japonica Group chromosome 10, ASM3414082v1 genomic DNA includes:
- the LOC9270753 gene encoding uncharacterized protein isoform X2 → MRQEITDQVTQQVTQQFYSLAAQHPQAFPDLVPHGSQSTQIPSSVESVENTTYPVDSITGPTPCNLVVPIGRAGKTKEVASGLAISGRQFHNSSILVDYARVQVARVHGDQMSLELDIPTPEGIELLGDAVNQFILWHRRDIILTGQFTLMTPAPLVPITAAPPAPPSPPICTTPPGSPLPQISPVRGPSPPPQQVAPNSPTTLPRQPSPAPQSYLVPPLDEHVPPPQPDTSKEQPKTCEARKLIPVIVSTYTKEKMAEYETRMVLQSFKGRGGPLKPVGPDQYSDAQKSVVGLADKMQSWTSDEVPKEYEYGKPFLPFNLMCELPWPMRLMHEWYLRASELGLGMITVHVPGGAFKDGPNANFAFSFKDLHAFLKMDKMDINLVGAWCLSQWVDAQKTGASIGYVNPTMVCETAHTVRISEDSAVLKNKTPQEEKDYIERLHKRKMAEVGNYLATSSLAHSDKQVIMVPYHFGEHYILFFVYPTDQTVVVLDPADHDKDAYMEFLCLLNLAHGRYKKHGGYVKNPSREKLYIRGHWPVCQHLFGSMGDTELSLHISRVSLIVQVGSIRERLSTCARTCAGSFVATSAII, encoded by the exons ATGCGCCAGGAAATCACAGATCAAGTCACACAACAAGTCACCCAACAGTTCTACAGTCTTGCCGCACAACATCCTCAAGCCTTCCCTGACCTGGTTCCTCATGGTTCGCAGTCGACACAGATCCCAAGCTCTGTCGAGTCGGTTGAAAATACAACCTACCCGGTAGATAGTATAACTGGTCCGACACCGTGCAACCTTGTCGTTCCGATAGGGAGAGCGGGAAAAACAAAGGAGGTTGCGTCTGGATTGGCTATATCGGGGAGACAGTTCCATAATAGCTCAATTCTGGTGGACTATGCAAGGGTTCAGGTCGCACGTGTTCATGGCGACCAGATGTCGTTGGAGCTTGACATCCCAACACCAGAGGGGATTGAACTTCTCGGGGATGCGGTTAACCAGTTCATACTCTGGCATCGTCGTGACATCATCCTCACTGGACAGTTCACGTTGATGACACCAGCTCCATTGGTGCCAATTACGGCTGCACCTCCTGCACCACCGTCCCCTCCGATCTGCACTACCCCACCCGGATCTCCACTCCCACAGATATCACCAGTTAGAGGTCCCTCTCCACCTCCACAACAAGTAGCACCTAACTCCCCAACTACCCTACCTCGGCAGCCGTCTCCTGCTCCTCAGTCCTATCTTgtcccaccccttgacgaacaTGTGCCACCTCCACAGCCAGATACATCAAAGGAGCAGCCAAAAACCTGTGAAGCCCGCAAGCTCATACCCGTTATAGTATCCACGTACACTAAGGAGAAAATGGCAGAGTATGAGACACGGATGGTTTTGCAATCTTTCAAGGGTCGAGGGGGTCCGCTAAAGCCAGTTGGACCTGATCAGTATTCGGACGCACAGAAGAGCGTTGTAGGTCTTGCTGACAAAATGCAATCTTGGACCTCCGATGAAGTGCCTAAGGAGTATGAATATGGCAAGCCGTTTTTGCCGTTCAACTTGATGTGTGAACTCCCATGGCCAATGAGGTTGATGCATGAGTGGTACTTGAGGGCAAGTGAGTTAGGTCTCGGGATGATTACTGTGCATGTCCCGGGAGGCGCTTTCAAGGATGGACCTAATGCAAACTTCGCCTTCAGTTTCAAGGACCTCCACGCATTCCTTAAGATGGATAAAATGGATATCAATCTCGTCGGCGCGTGGTGCCT GTCACAATGGGTAGACGCTCAAAAAACGGGGGCCTCAATCGGTTACGTAAATCCAACGATGGTTTGCGAGACGGCCCACACTGTGCGGATATCGGAGGATAGTGCGGTACTAAAGAATAAGACACCTCAGGAGGAAAAAGATTACATCGAGCGTCTGCATAAGAGAAAGATGGCCGAGGTGGGAAATTACTTGGCCACCTCATCTCTCGCACACTCCGACAAACAAGTCATCATGGTCCCCTACCACTTTGG CGAACACTACATACTATTCTTCGTCTATCCAACAGACCAAACCGTCGTAGTTCTTGATCCAGCGGACCATGACAAGGACGCGTACATGGAGTTCCTATGCTTGTTGAACTT aGCACACGGCCGTTATAAGAAACATGGCGGGTACGTAAAGAATCCAAGTAGAGAGAAATTGTACATAAGGGGACACTGGCCGGTATGTCAGCATTTATTCG GGTCAATGGGAGATACAGAACTGAGTTTACATAT CTCCCGAGTATCCCTTATAGTGCAAGTTGGTTCGATCAGAGAACGCTTATCAACTTGTGCGCGGACTTGTGCCGGTTCATTCGTCGCAACATCTGCAATCATCTAG
- the LOC9270753 gene encoding uncharacterized protein isoform X1, translating into MRQEITDQVTQQVTQQFYSLAAQHPQAFPDLVPHGSQSTQIPSSVESVENTTYPVDSITGPTPCNLVVPIGRAGKTKEVASGLAISGRQFHNSSILVDYARVQVARVHGDQMSLELDIPTPEGIELLGDAVNQFILWHRRDIILTGQFTLMTPAPLVPITAAPPAPPSPPICTTPPGSPLPQISPVRGPSPPPQQVAPNSPTTLPRQPSPAPQSYLVPPLDEHVPPPQPDTSKEQPKTCEARKLIPVIVSTYTKEKMAEYETRMVLQSFKGRGGPLKPVGPDQYSDAQKSVVGLADKMQSWTSDEVPKEYEYGKPFLPFNLMCELPWPMRLMHEWYLRASELGLGMITVHVPGGAFKDGPNANFAFSFKDLHAFLKMDKMDINLVGAWCLSQWVDAQKTGASIGYVNPTMVCETAHTVRISEDSAVLKNKTPQEEKDYIERLHKRKMAEVGNYLATSSLAHSDKQVIMVPYHFGEHYILFFVYPTDQTVVVLDPADHDKDAYMEFLCLLNLAHGRYKKHGGYVKNPSREKLYIRGHWPQPSLTNLCGYYVCEMLRVNGRYRTEFTYLPSIPYSASWFDQRTLINLCADLCRFIRRNICNHLGEFHDPHSVLATDPKFKNLREWERQHAVD; encoded by the exons ATGCGCCAGGAAATCACAGATCAAGTCACACAACAAGTCACCCAACAGTTCTACAGTCTTGCCGCACAACATCCTCAAGCCTTCCCTGACCTGGTTCCTCATGGTTCGCAGTCGACACAGATCCCAAGCTCTGTCGAGTCGGTTGAAAATACAACCTACCCGGTAGATAGTATAACTGGTCCGACACCGTGCAACCTTGTCGTTCCGATAGGGAGAGCGGGAAAAACAAAGGAGGTTGCGTCTGGATTGGCTATATCGGGGAGACAGTTCCATAATAGCTCAATTCTGGTGGACTATGCAAGGGTTCAGGTCGCACGTGTTCATGGCGACCAGATGTCGTTGGAGCTTGACATCCCAACACCAGAGGGGATTGAACTTCTCGGGGATGCGGTTAACCAGTTCATACTCTGGCATCGTCGTGACATCATCCTCACTGGACAGTTCACGTTGATGACACCAGCTCCATTGGTGCCAATTACGGCTGCACCTCCTGCACCACCGTCCCCTCCGATCTGCACTACCCCACCCGGATCTCCACTCCCACAGATATCACCAGTTAGAGGTCCCTCTCCACCTCCACAACAAGTAGCACCTAACTCCCCAACTACCCTACCTCGGCAGCCGTCTCCTGCTCCTCAGTCCTATCTTgtcccaccccttgacgaacaTGTGCCACCTCCACAGCCAGATACATCAAAGGAGCAGCCAAAAACCTGTGAAGCCCGCAAGCTCATACCCGTTATAGTATCCACGTACACTAAGGAGAAAATGGCAGAGTATGAGACACGGATGGTTTTGCAATCTTTCAAGGGTCGAGGGGGTCCGCTAAAGCCAGTTGGACCTGATCAGTATTCGGACGCACAGAAGAGCGTTGTAGGTCTTGCTGACAAAATGCAATCTTGGACCTCCGATGAAGTGCCTAAGGAGTATGAATATGGCAAGCCGTTTTTGCCGTTCAACTTGATGTGTGAACTCCCATGGCCAATGAGGTTGATGCATGAGTGGTACTTGAGGGCAAGTGAGTTAGGTCTCGGGATGATTACTGTGCATGTCCCGGGAGGCGCTTTCAAGGATGGACCTAATGCAAACTTCGCCTTCAGTTTCAAGGACCTCCACGCATTCCTTAAGATGGATAAAATGGATATCAATCTCGTCGGCGCGTGGTGCCT GTCACAATGGGTAGACGCTCAAAAAACGGGGGCCTCAATCGGTTACGTAAATCCAACGATGGTTTGCGAGACGGCCCACACTGTGCGGATATCGGAGGATAGTGCGGTACTAAAGAATAAGACACCTCAGGAGGAAAAAGATTACATCGAGCGTCTGCATAAGAGAAAGATGGCCGAGGTGGGAAATTACTTGGCCACCTCATCTCTCGCACACTCCGACAAACAAGTCATCATGGTCCCCTACCACTTTGG CGAACACTACATACTATTCTTCGTCTATCCAACAGACCAAACCGTCGTAGTTCTTGATCCAGCGGACCATGACAAGGACGCGTACATGGAGTTCCTATGCTTGTTGAACTT aGCACACGGCCGTTATAAGAAACATGGCGGGTACGTAAAGAATCCAAGTAGAGAGAAATTGTACATAAGGGGACACTGGCCG CAACCTAGCTTGACAAACCTATGCggttattacgtgtgcgagatgcTCAGGGTCAATGGGAGATACAGAACTGAGTTTACATAT CTCCCGAGTATCCCTTATAGTGCAAGTTGGTTCGATCAGAGAACGCTTATCAACTTGTGCGCGGACTTGTGCCGGTTCATTCGTCGCAACATCTGCAATCATCTAGGAGAGTTCCATGATCCTCATAGCGTACTTGCTACGGACCCCAAATTCAAGAATCTAAGAGAGTGGGAGAGGCAACATGCTGTGGACTAA